One genomic window of Haloferax mediterranei ATCC 33500 includes the following:
- the serB gene encoding phosphoserine phosphatase SerB, translating to MRIIAFDFDGTLSDSEMTVLLGKQNGTADEMADITERAMNDEISYAESLRSRARLLDGLEEELAEEAYGQVELRPGAAELIQRLRDYGHHVAIFTGGFRRGVERALEKEGVEVDDIVSNSLPVKGGRLTGDVEGSLIEGTKDTALENYAAEHDVPMDRTVAVGDGANDLPMLEVAGLSVGFVPKDAVRPACDVVVSSMNRLGKVFEGHNILDADEE from the coding sequence ATGCGAATCATCGCCTTCGACTTCGACGGCACGCTTTCGGACTCAGAAATGACCGTCCTCCTCGGCAAGCAAAACGGGACCGCCGACGAGATGGCCGATATCACCGAGCGAGCGATGAACGACGAGATTAGCTACGCGGAGAGCCTCCGCTCGCGCGCTCGACTCCTCGACGGACTCGAAGAAGAACTCGCCGAGGAAGCCTACGGGCAGGTCGAACTCCGCCCCGGCGCGGCCGAACTCATCCAGCGTCTCCGCGACTACGGCCACCACGTCGCCATCTTTACCGGTGGCTTCCGCCGCGGCGTCGAGCGCGCACTCGAAAAGGAGGGCGTCGAGGTCGACGACATCGTCTCGAACAGCCTGCCCGTGAAGGGCGGCCGACTCACCGGTGACGTAGAGGGGTCGCTCATCGAGGGGACGAAAGACACCGCCCTGGAGAACTACGCCGCCGAACACGACGTACCGATGGACCGAACCGTGGCGGTCGGTGACGGTGCGAACGACCTTCCGATGCTCGAAGTCGCCGGTCTCTCGGTCGGGTTCGTTCCGAAAGATGCGGTCCGCCCTGCCTGTGACGTCGTCGTCTCCTCGATGAACCGCCTCGGGAAGGTCTTCGAGGGTCACAACATCCTCGACGCCGACGAGGAATAG
- a CDS encoding DUF7504 family protein, with product MTLRPEHSPATELAVGPSLPDTGSVLIAGPTMTKKRRLMLSMLAEKEHENAGTVVVTTKKPAPTIAQELEHLTGVSPEQFEVIDTTSVADLLDQRTTADNLRYVSSPGDLTGIGIHLTEALREHYEASQSAQVGLHVLSTLVMYADMKRLFQFLHVITGRIAATGFSGVFTLDTGFVDERELALLKQPFDGIVETRETDGDPEYRVRGLDDGPQSWTPLRL from the coding sequence ATGACCTTACGTCCCGAGCACTCACCGGCGACTGAGTTGGCTGTCGGGCCGTCGCTTCCTGATACTGGGTCCGTCCTCATCGCGGGGCCGACGATGACGAAAAAACGGCGACTCATGCTCTCGATGCTCGCCGAGAAGGAGCACGAGAACGCCGGTACGGTCGTCGTGACGACGAAGAAACCCGCACCCACCATCGCGCAGGAACTCGAACACCTCACGGGCGTGTCACCCGAGCAGTTCGAAGTTATCGACACGACCAGTGTCGCGGACTTGCTCGACCAGCGGACCACCGCCGACAACCTCCGGTATGTCTCCAGTCCCGGCGACCTGACCGGCATCGGAATTCACCTGACTGAGGCTCTGCGGGAGCATTATGAGGCGAGCCAGTCGGCCCAAGTCGGGCTTCACGTTCTTTCGACGCTCGTGATGTACGCCGACATGAAACGACTGTTTCAGTTCCTTCATGTCATCACCGGCCGCATCGCAGCGACTGGCTTTTCGGGCGTATTCACACTCGACACCGGGTTCGTCGACGAACGCGAGCTAGCGCTCTTGAAACAACCGTTCGACGGAATCGTGGAGACCCGCGAGACGGACGGTGACCCGGAGTATCGAGTTCGCGGACTTGATGATGGCCCGCAGTCGTGGACGCCGCTTCGGCTGTGA
- the serA gene encoding phosphoglycerate dehydrogenase → MKVLVTDPIADAGLDRLHEAGYEVETAYDVEGDALLEAVSDANGLIVRSGTQVTEDVFEAASDLIIVGRAGIGVDNIDIEAATEHGVIVANAPEGNVRAAAEHTVAMGFASARSIPQAHARLRDGEWAKSDYLGNEVNGKTLGVVGLGRVGQEVAKKFSSLGMDIVAYDPYIGEERAEQLGAELVEFDQCLARADFLTVHTPLTPETEGLISTDELETMGSGYLVNCARGGVVDETALAEAVEAGVIDGAAVDVFADEPVSPDNPLLSVDDVVVTPHLGASTSAAQENVAVSTADQVVAAFREEPVMNALNAPSVDESAFPRIRPYIGLAETAGKIAGQLLDGRLGEIEVTYNGDIAAEDIELVTASALKGVFTPLEWQVNAVNAPQIAKERGIEVIESKSRQSEDFQSLVTVTVRNGDEEMTISGTLFAGDDPRIVRINGYRLDAIPHGQMLVARNYDKPGVIGFIGTVLGENDVNIAGMFNARRAKAGGEALTVYNLDDEVPEEVQEKLLSDDRIIDVDAITL, encoded by the coding sequence ATGAAGGTACTCGTCACGGACCCGATTGCCGACGCGGGTCTGGACCGGTTACACGAAGCCGGTTACGAGGTAGAGACCGCATACGACGTTGAAGGTGACGCGCTGCTCGAAGCCGTCTCTGACGCAAACGGACTCATCGTCCGTTCCGGAACACAGGTCACCGAAGACGTGTTCGAAGCGGCATCTGACCTCATCATCGTCGGTCGCGCCGGTATCGGTGTCGACAACATCGACATCGAGGCCGCAACCGAGCACGGTGTCATCGTCGCCAACGCGCCCGAAGGGAACGTCCGCGCCGCCGCCGAGCACACGGTCGCCATGGGATTCGCTTCCGCGCGCTCGATTCCACAGGCACACGCCCGCCTGAGAGACGGCGAGTGGGCCAAGTCCGACTACCTCGGCAACGAGGTCAACGGCAAGACCCTCGGCGTCGTCGGTCTCGGCCGCGTCGGCCAAGAGGTCGCAAAGAAGTTCTCCTCGCTCGGGATGGACATCGTCGCGTACGACCCCTACATCGGCGAGGAGCGCGCAGAACAACTCGGTGCGGAACTCGTCGAGTTCGACCAGTGTCTCGCCCGTGCCGACTTCCTGACGGTTCACACGCCGCTGACGCCCGAGACGGAGGGACTCATCTCCACGGACGAACTGGAGACGATGGGCAGCGGTTACCTCGTCAACTGTGCTCGCGGTGGCGTCGTCGACGAGACAGCCCTCGCAGAGGCCGTCGAAGCCGGTGTCATCGACGGTGCCGCAGTCGACGTGTTCGCCGACGAACCCGTCTCGCCCGACAATCCGCTTCTCTCGGTCGACGACGTGGTCGTCACGCCACACCTCGGTGCATCCACCTCGGCGGCACAGGAGAACGTCGCCGTCTCGACGGCCGACCAGGTCGTCGCCGCGTTCCGCGAGGAACCCGTCATGAACGCGCTCAACGCGCCCTCGGTCGACGAGAGCGCCTTCCCGCGTATCCGCCCCTACATCGGCCTCGCCGAAACCGCCGGCAAGATTGCCGGCCAACTCCTCGACGGTCGCCTCGGCGAAATCGAAGTGACCTACAACGGAGATATCGCCGCCGAAGACATCGAACTCGTCACGGCCTCGGCGCTGAAGGGCGTCTTCACGCCGCTCGAATGGCAGGTCAACGCCGTCAACGCGCCGCAGATTGCGAAAGAACGCGGTATCGAAGTCATCGAGTCGAAATCCCGCCAGTCGGAGGACTTCCAGAGCCTCGTGACGGTGACGGTCCGCAACGGCGACGAAGAGATGACCATCTCCGGGACGCTCTTCGCCGGTGACGACCCGCGCATCGTCCGCATCAACGGCTACCGTCTCGACGCCATCCCCCACGGCCAGATGCTCGTCGCCCGCAACTACGACAAACCGGGTGTCATCGGCTTCATCGGGACCGTCCTCGGTGAAAATGATGTCAACATTGCCGGGATGTTCAACGCCCGTCGTGCCAAGGCAGGCGGCGAGGCGCTGACCGTCTACAACCTCGACGACGAGGTGCCCGAGGAGGTCCAAGAAAAACTCCTCAGCGACGACCGAATCATCGACGTGGACGCCATCACGCTCTGA
- the thrC gene encoding threonine synthase codes for MSLELTAPAPEEPSVADDGTWLECIECGAQFAPFEDIRYTCDDCDGLLEVRYASPPTWDDFDGRGVWRYNAALPFDEGVSLPEGATPLHTVPRLESDIGVETLRIKHEGMNPTGSFKDRGMTVGVRVAKELGVDRLACASTGNTSAALAAYGARGGMETLVLLPAGKVAAGKIAQASLHDARILEVDGNFDSCLDIVQDLAARGEAYLLNSLNPFRLEGQKTIGLEILEEFHEDYGTYPDRIVLPVGNAGNTSALYKAFRELVQSGELDPEEVPKLTGVQAEGAAPMVEAIENGWDETKRWDEVETKATAIRIGNPVNAPKALPGIRETDGTAVAVSDEEITEAQRDLAAEGVGVEPASAASVAGLRKLRESGVVAEDEQVVCLTTGHLLKDPDAAFEAGDDPEPVPNDTEAVLEHLAE; via the coding sequence ATGAGCCTCGAACTCACGGCACCTGCCCCCGAGGAGCCATCCGTCGCCGACGACGGCACCTGGCTCGAATGTATCGAGTGCGGCGCGCAGTTCGCGCCGTTCGAGGACATTCGGTACACGTGTGACGACTGCGACGGTCTTCTCGAAGTCCGCTATGCGTCTCCGCCGACGTGGGACGACTTCGACGGCCGCGGCGTCTGGCGATACAACGCCGCGCTTCCCTTCGATGAGGGCGTCTCGCTACCCGAGGGCGCGACCCCGCTACACACCGTTCCGCGCCTCGAATCCGACATCGGCGTCGAGACGCTGCGCATCAAACACGAGGGGATGAACCCGACCGGGTCGTTCAAAGACCGCGGGATGACCGTCGGCGTCCGCGTCGCGAAGGAACTCGGCGTCGACCGACTCGCCTGCGCGTCGACTGGAAACACCTCGGCCGCGCTCGCGGCCTATGGTGCTCGCGGCGGCATGGAAACGCTCGTCCTCCTTCCCGCTGGGAAGGTCGCTGCCGGGAAGATTGCGCAAGCCTCCCTGCACGACGCGCGCATCCTCGAAGTCGACGGCAACTTCGACTCCTGTCTCGACATCGTCCAGGACCTCGCCGCCCGCGGCGAGGCGTACCTGCTCAATTCGCTGAATCCCTTCCGCCTCGAAGGCCAGAAGACCATCGGCCTCGAAATTCTCGAAGAGTTCCACGAGGACTATGGCACGTATCCGGACCGCATCGTCCTCCCCGTCGGCAACGCGGGCAACACCTCGGCGCTCTACAAGGCGTTCCGAGAACTCGTTCAATCCGGCGAACTCGACCCCGAAGAGGTACCGAAACTCACCGGCGTGCAGGCCGAGGGTGCCGCACCGATGGTCGAAGCCATCGAAAACGGCTGGGACGAGACCAAGCGCTGGGACGAAGTCGAGACGAAGGCAACCGCTATCCGCATCGGCAACCCCGTCAACGCGCCGAAGGCGCTTCCCGGCATCCGCGAGACCGACGGAACCGCAGTCGCCGTCTCCGACGAGGAGATTACCGAGGCGCAACGCGACCTCGCCGCAGAGGGCGTCGGCGTCGAACCCGCCTCCGCCGCGTCGGTCGCCGGGCTTCGAAAACTCCGCGAATCGGGCGTCGTCGCCGAGGACGAACAGGTCGTCTGTCTCACGACCGGCCACCTGCTGAAGGACCCCGACGCCGCGTTCGAAGCGGGCGACGACCCCGAACCCGTCCCCAACGACACCGAAGCGGTACTCGAACACCTCGCCGAATAA
- a CDS encoding helix-turn-helix domain-containing protein yields the protein MADAPDMDDLMNTDEPNFGHVLACVFGIQSHESRTYLALLDNPGSTVAELAEVLDRDRSNVNRSLMTLLDKGLAERKRRLLDPGGYVYQYTATPLPEAKEMLHAALDEWADDVHARIDAFGE from the coding sequence ATGGCTGACGCACCGGATATGGACGACTTAATGAACACGGATGAGCCGAATTTCGGGCACGTCCTCGCCTGTGTCTTCGGAATCCAGAGTCACGAAAGTCGGACGTATCTCGCACTCCTCGACAATCCCGGCAGCACCGTCGCGGAACTCGCGGAGGTCCTCGACCGCGACCGAAGCAACGTCAACCGCTCTTTGATGACGCTTCTCGACAAGGGACTCGCCGAGCGGAAACGCCGCCTTCTCGACCCCGGTGGATACGTCTACCAGTACACGGCAACCCCGCTTCCGGAGGCGAAGGAGATGTTACACGCCGCACTCGACGAGTGGGCCGACGACGTCCACGCCCGTATCGACGCGTTCGGCGAGTAA